A stretch of the Saccharopolyspora phatthalungensis genome encodes the following:
- a CDS encoding acetylserotonin O-methyltransferase, with amino-acid sequence MLDSQDEQRLKTAIDQTTKLAGQDSFASVAGAFANEEDIRDLPAEMVFDHVAALIFPDTVEDVQDFLAERGFDVCAPVSSAVVRGRLARRYGVAEEDLEVSIIRAFSRHEGQGGLEVFAVPRSCADRVAPGMVAYERTNNPESHLAWVVTGDLDKMRRICKERLLMRPDGGGHNPYQDIESGGRSVLYFRLPAPLAQSDLPVRLELTCTGHYPDVLAAHIGSSAETSDEHTKLLSILSGHWAARAVHVAAEIGLADVLRREPLTAREVAQQTSCDPGAVDRLLRYLTHLGVVRQVGQSAYSNTALGELLRADNPFSDLTRMYGGEFYGAWDEFASAVRTGRTAFSHRYGAEHFDYFADHPTAARTFDRSMQAVANLVADGLCRAFTFPAETTVIDIGGGNGTLLGAILRDNPDVSGIVFDRDHVSQHAAIEHGRLGSASGDFFTEVPGGGDIYLLSRVLHDWNDEDCVRVLETCRRACHPNATLLVLERLLSDKVGDAPEDSLAAPWDMQMLAITGGRERSKSEYETLLMRGGFVLDEVRPLPVDLNLLVAKPV; translated from the coding sequence TTGCTTGATAGCCAAGACGAACAACGGCTGAAGACCGCCATCGACCAGACGACCAAACTCGCTGGGCAAGACTCGTTCGCAAGCGTGGCCGGCGCGTTCGCCAACGAGGAGGACATCCGGGACCTCCCGGCGGAAATGGTCTTCGACCATGTCGCGGCGCTGATTTTCCCGGACACCGTCGAGGATGTCCAGGACTTCCTCGCCGAGCGGGGATTCGACGTCTGTGCGCCGGTTTCCAGCGCGGTCGTGCGTGGCCGCCTGGCGCGCCGCTACGGCGTTGCCGAAGAGGACCTTGAAGTTTCGATCATTCGCGCGTTCTCGCGGCACGAGGGGCAGGGGGGACTTGAGGTGTTCGCCGTGCCCCGCTCCTGCGCGGATCGGGTCGCGCCCGGCATGGTGGCCTACGAACGCACGAACAACCCGGAGTCGCACCTGGCATGGGTGGTGACCGGGGATCTCGACAAAATGCGGCGAATCTGCAAGGAACGGCTGCTGATGCGTCCGGACGGAGGCGGCCACAACCCGTACCAGGACATCGAGTCCGGCGGGCGTTCGGTGCTGTATTTCCGCTTACCGGCACCTCTGGCGCAGTCGGACCTCCCCGTCCGCTTGGAGCTGACTTGCACCGGGCACTACCCCGACGTCCTCGCCGCGCACATCGGCAGCAGCGCGGAAACCTCCGACGAGCATACGAAGTTGTTGTCGATCCTCTCCGGTCACTGGGCTGCCCGAGCGGTCCACGTGGCGGCGGAGATCGGACTCGCCGACGTGCTGCGGCGGGAACCGCTGACCGCGCGGGAAGTGGCGCAGCAGACCAGTTGCGACCCCGGCGCGGTCGACCGGCTGCTCCGCTACCTCACGCATCTCGGCGTGGTCCGGCAGGTTGGCCAGAGCGCATATTCGAACACGGCCCTCGGTGAACTGCTGCGAGCCGACAATCCGTTCAGCGATCTGACCCGCATGTACGGTGGCGAGTTCTACGGCGCTTGGGACGAGTTCGCATCGGCCGTGCGGACGGGGCGTACCGCGTTCAGCCACCGGTACGGAGCCGAGCACTTCGACTACTTCGCGGACCACCCGACGGCGGCACGCACGTTCGACCGCTCGATGCAGGCGGTCGCGAATCTGGTTGCCGACGGGCTCTGCCGGGCGTTCACCTTCCCGGCCGAGACAACCGTGATCGACATCGGCGGGGGAAACGGAACGCTGCTAGGCGCGATCCTGCGCGACAACCCCGACGTGTCCGGAATCGTGTTCGATCGCGACCACGTTTCCCAGCATGCCGCGATCGAACACGGTCGTTTAGGCTCGGCGTCCGGCGACTTTTTCACCGAGGTTCCGGGCGGCGGCGACATCTACCTGCTGTCGCGGGTTCTGCACGACTGGAACGACGAGGACTGCGTCCGAGTCCTGGAAACTTGCCGGCGCGCGTGCCATCCCAACGCCACGCTGCTGGTGCTCGAACGGCTCTTGTCGGACAAGGTGGGGGACGCGCCGGAGGATTCGCTGGCCGCACCCTGGGACATGCAAATGCTCGCTATCACCGGGGGCCGGGAACGGAGCAAGTCGGAGTACGAAACGCTGCTGATGCGTGGGGGATTCGTGCTCGACGAGGTCAGGCCGCTTCCCGTGGACCTGAACCTGCTGGTGGCCAAGCCGGTGTGA
- a CDS encoding aldehyde dehydrogenase family protein, which translates to MTSLLWTDTRQLDALGASGPFRASRSVPVVGVDGTTLAHLSLVPKLYIKRNLDALRRAHPMPAQERAQCLAAAGELFLGEVDGVSLREHELAVCRASGVAMPVVRRASLSIAESARVAEESVQQARPAGAVNDWRSGAAAGTVWVRKGEVFAVLAPGNHPATHTIWLEALAMGYRVAVRPSRREPFTPHRLVSALRQSGFGTDQVVLLPTDHDVADVFVREADLAMVYGGDEVAARYGARADTLVQGPGRSKVLLADGNHEQHIGTVVDSVIGHGATACVNASAVFVNGDAAGVAAEIARSLSKIPVRPPEADDAVLPAFGIDQARALEKHLRSRLGDAKLVSGPDLVAELPGGGAVLRPAVVLLDRADAPQVNIELPFPCVWVAPWSLDVGVDPLRNTLTLTAITPDEALLSRLIEEPSIRNLHIGDQPTYLMRPGLPHDGHLAEFLMRSKTVMRDLPVVPEQLRPKDMPCLIAKTNNG; encoded by the coding sequence ATGACGAGTCTGCTGTGGACGGATACCCGTCAGCTCGATGCACTCGGCGCTTCGGGCCCGTTCCGGGCCTCGCGATCCGTTCCCGTGGTCGGCGTGGACGGTACCACGCTGGCGCACTTGAGCCTGGTCCCCAAGCTGTACATCAAGCGGAACCTCGACGCGCTGCGCCGAGCGCACCCCATGCCGGCCCAGGAGCGCGCACAATGCCTGGCCGCCGCCGGTGAGCTGTTCTTAGGCGAAGTGGACGGCGTATCGCTGCGCGAGCACGAACTCGCGGTGTGCCGCGCATCGGGTGTCGCCATGCCGGTCGTCCGCAGGGCATCGCTGTCGATAGCCGAAAGCGCGCGGGTGGCGGAAGAATCCGTGCAACAGGCGCGACCGGCCGGCGCTGTCAACGACTGGCGCTCCGGAGCGGCGGCCGGGACGGTGTGGGTGCGCAAGGGAGAGGTCTTCGCCGTCCTCGCCCCCGGTAACCACCCGGCAACGCACACGATATGGCTCGAAGCGCTGGCGATGGGATATCGCGTGGCGGTGCGACCGTCGAGGCGTGAGCCATTCACGCCGCACCGCCTGGTCAGCGCGTTGCGGCAGAGCGGGTTCGGCACCGACCAGGTCGTCCTGCTGCCCACCGATCACGACGTGGCCGACGTCTTCGTCCGGGAGGCGGACCTGGCGATGGTCTACGGCGGTGACGAGGTCGCGGCCAGATACGGGGCGCGAGCGGACACCCTCGTGCAGGGGCCTGGCCGGTCCAAAGTGCTCCTCGCCGACGGCAACCACGAGCAACACATCGGGACGGTGGTCGACTCCGTCATCGGCCATGGCGCAACGGCCTGCGTCAACGCCTCGGCGGTGTTCGTCAACGGCGACGCCGCGGGTGTCGCGGCCGAGATCGCCCGCTCGTTGTCGAAGATCCCCGTTCGCCCACCCGAAGCCGACGACGCCGTCCTGCCCGCATTCGGCATCGACCAGGCGAGGGCGCTCGAAAAGCACCTCCGGAGCAGGCTCGGCGATGCCAAACTGGTCTCGGGCCCGGACCTCGTCGCGGAACTACCCGGTGGCGGCGCCGTGCTTCGGCCGGCGGTCGTGCTGCTGGATCGGGCCGACGCGCCTCAGGTCAACATCGAACTGCCGTTTCCGTGCGTGTGGGTCGCTCCTTGGTCACTTGATGTCGGAGTCGATCCGTTGCGCAACACCCTGACGCTCACCGCGATCACACCCGACGAAGCACTTCTGTCCCGGCTGATCGAGGAGCCCTCGATCAGAAACCTGCACATCGGTGACCAGCCCACGTATCTGATGCGTCCAGGACTCCCGCATGACGGCCACTTGGCGGAGTTCCTGATGCGCAGCAAGACCGTCATGCGTGATCTCCCTGTCGTTCCCGAGCAGCTTCGACCGAAGGACATGCCTTGCTTGATAGCCAAGACGAACAACGGCTGA
- a CDS encoding phenazine antibiotic biosynthesis protein: MSKAVATADLDTDRNWTESEFISAAMEWHFSPATGSPFWLERAGSLEFDPRRDVRTHADLRLFPNVVNELREIPLEDLIPRGYHGQADVIGSYDSGGTTGAPKRVALLADWFERSLAWKSGRMDELGFPTGANWLTVAPSGPHIFGRLMAELPRMRGGIGFTVDLDPRWVRKCLSEGRAQEAERYAEHVVDQVASILIQQDIGVLVATPPLLERMTARDELIDAINTKVKVIMWGGAHMDPDTRYILQHEIFPNVALRGQYGSTMILGGSMERATSEPGDRSCVFDSFSPYTTFSVVDPVSHLDVAEGARGQVVMHHLSKSLLLPNNLERDMATRVAAPPGALGVSVADVAPVSMFEDSTVIEGVY, translated from the coding sequence ATGTCCAAGGCCGTGGCGACTGCCGATCTTGACACGGACCGGAACTGGACCGAAAGCGAGTTCATCTCCGCCGCGATGGAATGGCACTTCAGCCCCGCAACGGGATCTCCGTTCTGGTTGGAACGGGCGGGCTCGCTGGAGTTCGACCCGCGCCGCGACGTGCGCACCCACGCGGACCTCAGGCTGTTCCCCAACGTTGTCAACGAACTCCGGGAGATCCCGCTCGAAGACCTGATCCCGCGCGGCTACCACGGCCAAGCCGATGTCATCGGTTCCTACGACAGCGGAGGAACGACGGGGGCGCCCAAGCGCGTCGCCCTGCTGGCCGATTGGTTCGAGCGTTCGCTGGCATGGAAATCCGGTCGGATGGACGAGTTAGGTTTTCCCACTGGCGCAAATTGGTTAACCGTGGCACCGAGCGGACCGCACATCTTCGGTCGGCTGATGGCCGAACTACCCAGAATGCGCGGCGGCATCGGCTTCACGGTCGACCTGGATCCGCGTTGGGTCCGAAAGTGCCTGAGCGAGGGCCGCGCCCAGGAAGCGGAGCGCTATGCCGAGCACGTTGTGGACCAGGTGGCGTCCATTTTGATTCAGCAGGACATCGGCGTGCTCGTGGCGACGCCGCCGTTGCTGGAGCGCATGACCGCTCGCGATGAGCTCATCGACGCGATCAACACAAAGGTGAAGGTGATCATGTGGGGCGGCGCGCACATGGACCCGGATACCAGGTACATCCTGCAGCACGAGATCTTCCCGAACGTCGCACTTCGCGGCCAGTACGGCAGCACCATGATCCTGGGCGGCAGCATGGAACGGGCCACGAGTGAGCCGGGCGACCGGTCGTGCGTGTTCGATTCCTTCTCGCCGTACACGACGTTCTCGGTCGTAGACCCGGTTTCACACCTCGACGTGGCCGAAGGCGCGCGCGGTCAGGTCGTGATGCATCACCTGAGCAAGTCCCTGCTGTTGCCCAACAACCTGGAACGCGACATGGCTACGCGGGTGGCCGCACCGCCCGGAGCGCTCGGAGTGTCCGTCGCGGACGTGGCCCCGGTGTCGATGTTCGAGGACTCCACTGTGATCGAGGGAGTCTACTGA
- a CDS encoding histone-like nucleoid-structuring protein Lsr2 has protein sequence MAEQTVVEFVDDIDGTPAQQTITFALDGVTYEIDLSDRHAKQLRSVLERHIEHARTVPAPGEKKAPAVRAKQQARRSNKDLTEQIRGAAQRTREYLNKKVAAEQAMRIDQEPVEEVETMLVEPPTTDRPERTASAPELLPPQFLSA, from the coding sequence TTGGCCGAGCAGACCGTGGTTGAGTTCGTCGATGACATCGACGGGACGCCAGCCCAGCAGACCATCACCTTCGCGCTGGACGGGGTGACATACGAGATCGATCTCAGTGATCGTCACGCTAAGCAACTCCGGTCCGTTTTGGAGCGCCACATCGAGCATGCGCGCACCGTGCCCGCCCCCGGCGAGAAGAAGGCACCGGCCGTGCGGGCGAAGCAGCAGGCTCGCCGGTCCAACAAGGACCTGACCGAGCAGATCCGCGGCGCGGCGCAGCGCACTCGCGAGTACCTGAACAAAAAGGTCGCCGCGGAGCAGGCAATGCGGATCGATCAGGAACCGGTCGAAGAGGTGGAGACGATGTTGGTCGAGCCGCCCACAACCGATCGGCCGGAGAGGACCGCGAGCGCTCCGGAGTTGCTTCCACCGCAGTTCTTGTCTGCGTAG
- a CDS encoding SsgA family sporulation/cell division regulator: MMASDHKTIQTATFFHLVAPASVNAPVGVELRYDSRNPYEVSMSFNTGKPNTVDWVFGRDLLADGLLIDSGEGDVRISPQAGETALVLITLTSPAGQATFEADADLLSEFLNDSYEVVAPGDEHLFMDVDEALSRLMQHEL; this comes from the coding sequence ATGATGGCCAGCGACCACAAGACGATCCAGACCGCCACCTTCTTCCACCTGGTGGCCCCGGCCAGCGTGAACGCGCCGGTGGGCGTGGAGCTGCGGTACGACAGCCGTAACCCCTACGAGGTGTCGATGAGCTTCAACACCGGTAAGCCCAACACGGTCGACTGGGTGTTCGGCCGCGATCTCCTGGCCGACGGCCTGTTAATCGACAGCGGGGAAGGCGACGTGCGGATCAGCCCCCAAGCGGGCGAGACCGCGCTGGTTCTGATCACGTTGACCTCGCCGGCCGGACAGGCCACCTTCGAAGCCGACGCCGATCTGCTGTCGGAGTTCTTGAACGACAGCTACGAGGTCGTCGCGCCCGGTGACGAGCACCTGTTCATGGATGTCGACGAGGCGCTGAGCCGGCTGATGCAGCACGAGCTGTGA
- a CDS encoding NAD(P)H-dependent flavin oxidoreductase encodes MALSTPLSERIGIELPFMQSGMGGIGPITLARLAAAISNAGALGTLAHPAIVLEEPGVSGERLAELVQDVVRQVREGIRLAVSLTDKPLAINVRIAQEQPDAPEVLKAILEERERDPKVKAQLRVLTTSGGHPRMYGMNDSFRESGMLHFHAVSNVRHALSAQAEGMDGVIATGFEAAGHVGHHPVHTFVLVPSIAAAVDIPVLCAGGVVDGAALAGALTLGAQMGYIGSRFLAAEECEYNDGNKKFIVEASETQTEVVPAFFGPGRFIENGFTAEVQRLVDTNAPYLERIRIEGAAMRRGAMEGDLETGMMVGGQGIGRIKSILSAGEIVRQIHAEAEQALMRAGGFVTSVAAAVPEQVARRESQPQELAK; translated from the coding sequence ATGGCACTGAGCACTCCTTTGAGTGAACGAATCGGGATCGAGCTGCCGTTCATGCAGTCCGGAATGGGCGGCATCGGCCCCATCACGCTTGCTCGTCTCGCCGCGGCGATCTCGAATGCGGGTGCGCTGGGCACCTTGGCGCATCCGGCGATCGTCCTGGAGGAACCCGGGGTCAGCGGGGAACGCCTTGCCGAGCTCGTGCAAGACGTAGTGAGACAGGTGCGTGAGGGGATCCGGCTGGCCGTTTCGCTCACCGACAAGCCGTTGGCCATCAACGTGCGGATCGCACAAGAGCAGCCGGACGCTCCGGAAGTGCTCAAGGCGATCCTGGAGGAGCGCGAGCGCGACCCCAAGGTCAAGGCGCAGTTGCGAGTGCTCACCACCTCCGGTGGCCACCCCCGGATGTACGGAATGAACGACAGCTTCCGGGAATCCGGGATGCTCCACTTCCACGCGGTCTCGAACGTGCGGCACGCGCTCTCGGCCCAGGCCGAGGGCATGGACGGCGTGATCGCGACGGGATTCGAGGCCGCGGGCCACGTCGGCCACCACCCGGTCCACACCTTCGTGCTGGTTCCCTCCATCGCGGCGGCGGTGGACATCCCCGTGCTGTGCGCCGGCGGCGTGGTCGACGGTGCGGCACTCGCCGGAGCGCTCACGCTCGGCGCTCAGATGGGGTACATCGGTTCGCGCTTCCTCGCCGCTGAGGAGTGCGAGTACAACGACGGCAACAAGAAGTTCATCGTCGAAGCGTCGGAGACGCAAACCGAGGTGGTCCCGGCCTTCTTCGGTCCCGGCCGGTTCATCGAGAACGGCTTCACCGCGGAGGTTCAGCGGTTGGTGGACACCAATGCGCCGTATCTGGAGCGAATTCGCATCGAGGGTGCGGCAATGCGTCGCGGTGCGATGGAGGGCGACCTGGAGACCGGCATGATGGTCGGGGGCCAGGGGATCGGACGCATCAAATCCATCCTGTCGGCGGGCGAAATCGTGCGGCAAATTCATGCCGAGGCGGAGCAGGCATTGATGCGCGCCGGCGGATTCGTTACGTCCGTTGCCGCGGCCGTCCCGGAGCAGGTGGCGCGGCGCGAGTCCCAACCTCAGGAACTGGCGAAGTAG